The genomic region GAGTACGCCCGAACGGTGCCGGTGATAGCGCTGACGGCCAACGCGCTTTCGGGCAACCGTGAGATGTTTCTTTCGAAGGGTTTCGACTCGTACATCTCCAAGCCCATCGACGTCCTGCAACTGGACAGGGAGCTGAACCGGTGGGTGAGGCCTCGTCATATGCAGGAGCGCCGCATGGGGGAGCGTCGGGGCGAAGATCGCCGGAGGCCGGACCATTTCCCGGAGGTGGCGATGAAAGACCGCTTCGAACCCGCCGGGGTGGGGCCGCGTCCGGAAAAAAATCTGGAAAATCTGAAAAACCTTCTTCCGCCCCTGTCTCTGCTGAAGGACGTCCACCTGGAGGGCGTGAACCTGGAGGAAGGGGTGCTGCGTTATGGAGGAGAGGCGGAATATATGGTAATTTTGCGTTCCTTCCTGAAGCACATTCCCGAGGTTCTGGACAGCCTGCGGACCGTTGGAGAGGATATTCCGAAGGAGTACGCCATAGCCGTCCACGGGCTGAAGGGAGCCAGCCGCAGCATCGGCGCGACGGAGCCCGCGGCCTTGGCGGAGGAGCTGGAGACGGCGGCGAAGGCCGGAGATTTTCGGGCAGTGGCCGAGAAAAACGGCGTTCTGTTGGAATCTTTTGAAACGCTGCTGAAGAATATAGAGAAAACTCTGGACGCTCCCGCGCTGAGGACGGAGCAAAGCGATCCCCTGTCCCCTGCAACCTCCCAAAAACCAAAAAAATTAGAGCCCGACCTGACTTTACTGAAAAAAATACGCGAAGGAGCCGCTTCCTTCAAAACGTCGCTCATGGAGGAAACTCTGACGAAGCTGGAGGAGTACGCTTATGAACGAGACGAAGAATTAATTTCCTGGCTTCGGGCACGAATGGAAAATTTGGAGTATGATGCTGTCGAAGAACGACTGAAGCAATACATCGATGGAAAGATAAAGGGGTAAAATGACAGAAGGATAAAATAACAGAAGAAAAGAATAATGAAGCAGGATGATAAAGCAGGATGA from Synergistaceae bacterium harbors:
- a CDS encoding Hpt domain-containing protein, coding for EYARTVPVIALTANALSGNREMFLSKGFDSYISKPIDVLQLDRELNRWVRPRHMQERRMGERRGEDRRRPDHFPEVAMKDRFEPAGVGPRPEKNLENLKNLLPPLSLLKDVHLEGVNLEEGVLRYGGEAEYMVILRSFLKHIPEVLDSLRTVGEDIPKEYAIAVHGLKGASRSIGATEPAALAEELETAAKAGDFRAVAEKNGVLLESFETLLKNIEKTLDAPALRTEQSDPLSPATSQKPKKLEPDLTLLKKIREGAASFKTSLMEETLTKLEEYAYERDEELISWLRARMENLEYDAVEERLKQYIDGKIKG